The Peribacillus simplex genome contains the following window.
GAGGTTCCCCACGAAGTTTTGCAGCCCTGCAAGCTTTCCTTCCGCACCCTTTGGAGCAACATCCGAAACAGTGGCCCAGAGAATACCCGCAGCCAGTCCTTCACCGCCGATTGCTATTGAGATATACGTAAGTGCCATTATGGCACTGTCTGTATAGATAGTCGGTATTATGGCTAATGGAAAAAGCATGCCGATGGTTAAAACAGTTTTTCTTGCTTTGATGGAATTCCAGCCTCTTTTAATTAAGAAATCCGACAACACCCCTCCTAAAATATTTCCCAGAAAGGACATGATCCAAGGTAGCATCGTAAAAAAACCGGCTTTTAAAAGAGTCATTTCCCTTTCGACTACAAGATAAGTGGGAAGCCAAGTCATCATTAAATACGTAAGATAGTTATGGGCGAACAAGCCGTATAACATAGGGTAAACACTTCTGAATTTAAAGAATTTAAATGGTGAGAAGCTTAGTGTCTTCGCTTTTTCGGTTTGAGTTTGCTCCTCTTTGATATAGGCTACTTCGGCCTCGTTTGCAATCTTACTTTGCTCTGGATGGTTTTTGAAAAAGAATAACCAGAATGCCAGCCATACAAAACCGATGGATCCAATTACCACAAAGGATGCTTGCCATCCCCAGGTCTGGATGATCCATGCTAAAATGGGTGTTGTTATGCCAATCCCGATAGCTGTACCAGAATTAAATATCCCGTTTGCAATGCCCCGTTCGTGTGACGGCAGCCAGTCTGAAATAACGCGCGTATTGGTTGGAAACGCTGGAGCCTCTCCGATTCCCATTAAAACGCGGATACCGATCAGTCCGCCAAGCGAACGCCCCATTCCAGTAAACACCGTACAGAGCGACCACCAAACGATGGCAATCGAATACGTTAAGCGTGCCCCCAATTTATCAACGATTACCCCGACCGGGATCTGCATTAGGGCATACGACCAAAAGAACGCTGACCCCAATATCCCGAATTCTACTGCCGAAAGCGAAAGATCCTTCATCATCGAGGGTCCTGCAATGCCAAGAATTGCCCTATCCATATAATTGATTGTTGTTGCGACGAAAAGGAGTACCACTACAAGCCATCTTCCATTGGTCTTTTTCATACGTCACCTCATTAGATAATTATATTCAGGTAGAAAAAATGCTGCGGGAAATCCATATGTCCGAAAAAAATCGGGAAGGGGAAACAGATTCAAATCCCCTAAAATTTCAGGTGATTTTCAAAGGTTTTATACAGTCACTGCCGTTTCTGAACTTTTGGCACTGCTTGTATTTCGATTACCATAATTAAAACCTTCAAAGTCCCCCTCATAAGCCTTCTCTATAATCAGTTCGATATCCGATGCCTTCGTCAGCCTTGGATTAACGACCACGTTACCGCTTCGCATGGAATCTTCCACTAATTTCGGCAAAACATCCAAAGAAACTCCAAGCTCTTTAATATTAAGAGGAATATTCATGCTCCGATTCATTTCGTTGATGGTTTCGATTGCTTTCTCGGCTGCTTGCGCATTGGATAAACCGCTTACATCCCTTCCTAAAGCTATTGCAATTTCTCTATACTGATCCTCGCATGCCGGCAGGTTGAATCTCATGACGAATGGCAATAGTGCTGCATTTGCGATGCCATGCGGGATATTAAAGACTCCTCCAAATGTATGGGAAATGGCGTGTACATTACCCAGGCGGGATTGTGAAAAGGCTGCACCAGCTAACAGGGAGGCTACAAGCATGTTTTCCCTGCTTTCCATGTCCGTTCCCACAAAGTACGAACGTGTTAAATTTTCACCGATCATTTTAATGGCCTGCATCGCGAAAGCCTTGCTGACAGGGTTGGCAGATTTGGAAGTGTAAGATTCAATTGCATGAGTCAGAGCATCCATACCAGTAGCTGCAGTAATCTCTTGAGGCAAATTTAATGTAAGGGCCGGGTCCAATATTGCTAGCTTTGGAAACAGTAGTGAACTAAGTACACCTAATTTAAAAGAAGTTTCCTTATTCGTTACCACTGTCGAATTAGTAGCTTCACTGCCAGTTCCAGCCGTAGTCGGGATTGCTATTATCGGGAGTGGAGGAATGGAAATCTTTCCAACTCCTTCATAATCCAGGATATGGCCGGGGTTAGTAGCCATTGCCGCAATGCCCTTGGCTGTGTCAATGCTGCTTCCTCCACCTACAGCCAGAACCGCCTCCATCTTTTGTTGCTTAAGATAAACTGTCCCCTGTTGGATTGTTTGAGCTGATGGATTAGGCTCTACCTCATCATAAATCTCAAAAAAAAGGTTTGCAGAAGCAAGGGATTGTTCAATGCCTTGTAAGAGACCGGCTCCTCTAACCCCTTTATCTGTTACGATCAGCACACTCGATACACCTAAATCCTTAATTAGCTCCCCTGTTTTTCCAGATATTCCGTTACCGCACTCCACCCGTGTCGGCATACTATATGTAAAAGGCATAAGAGACATTTTCATCTTCCTCTCCATTTATATTCTATTAGTCTATTAGATGGTGAAAACCTTTCCGCCCCGGTCT
Protein-coding sequences here:
- a CDS encoding MFS transporter, whose amino-acid sequence is MKKTNGRWLVVVLLFVATTINYMDRAILGIAGPSMMKDLSLSAVEFGILGSAFFWSYALMQIPVGVIVDKLGARLTYSIAIVWWSLCTVFTGMGRSLGGLIGIRVLMGIGEAPAFPTNTRVISDWLPSHERGIANGIFNSGTAIGIGITTPILAWIIQTWGWQASFVVIGSIGFVWLAFWLFFFKNHPEQSKIANEAEVAYIKEEQTQTEKAKTLSFSPFKFFKFRSVYPMLYGLFAHNYLTYLMMTWLPTYLVVEREMTLLKAGFFTMLPWIMSFLGNILGGVLSDFLIKRGWNSIKARKTVLTIGMLFPLAIIPTIYTDSAIMALTYISIAIGGEGLAAGILWATVSDVAPKGAEGKLAGLQNFVGNLAGWIAPVATGILIAKFNNFNIALIIPVVICLIAAVGYTFVLKNERISINTDIDGGTKVSGL
- a CDS encoding iron-containing alcohol dehydrogenase; the encoded protein is MKMSLMPFTYSMPTRVECGNGISGKTGELIKDLGVSSVLIVTDKGVRGAGLLQGIEQSLASANLFFEIYDEVEPNPSAQTIQQGTVYLKQQKMEAVLAVGGGSSIDTAKGIAAMATNPGHILDYEGVGKISIPPLPIIAIPTTAGTGSEATNSTVVTNKETSFKLGVLSSLLFPKLAILDPALTLNLPQEITAATGMDALTHAIESYTSKSANPVSKAFAMQAIKMIGENLTRSYFVGTDMESRENMLVASLLAGAAFSQSRLGNVHAISHTFGGVFNIPHGIANAALLPFVMRFNLPACEDQYREIAIALGRDVSGLSNAQAAEKAIETINEMNRSMNIPLNIKELGVSLDVLPKLVEDSMRSGNVVVNPRLTKASDIELIIEKAYEGDFEGFNYGNRNTSSAKSSETAVTV